The DNA sequence CAAAGATAATCAATTTCTAGGTTTCGTCATAAGACTAATAGGTTACCTCCAATTATGTAAATCAATGGTTCAAACCACACTCAAAGGTAAGGCATTTATCTCAAAAAAGCGTATTTGTAAAAATATTTGGATGCAATCCTCTATTGTAATTAAATGCATCAATACATCAACCACAAGTGCTTGGGGAGCAGTGTATGCCATGCAAGTGGGCCATACTGAATAAATAAGTAATTTCTACAAGGGGTGTCAAGTTCAGCCCAGATCTGCCCACTACATTGTCGAGCTCCTAGCCAGAGTTCAAGTTGACGAATTTTTATCATGGGGATTctaagaatctttttttttttttttgggggggggggtggttccACGTTTTAACTTCCCCTTCTCTCCATTCTACCAACTTTTTTAAATCTAACAAATTCATATTACAAAATTTACAagcacaataacataccttgcaTCCACCATGACTTGGACTTTAGCACCCTCACCGTGCAGGTCGTAAAAGAACAGCTTTGAAGAGGAAGTTCGCTTGTTCATAATTCTTCCTGATACCAGAGATACAGTCAATACTATAGAGAACAGGGGAAATActcaaaaatatataaacaGCTTCCAGCATTGAATACCAGCCAAAGAGACTTGGACATCCTCAAGGTGGACACCACTGTTTAAGCCTTCATATTTCTCAATGTATTCTGGGATAGACATAGTGACAAAGAACTTGTGAGGATATGGGTTTTTCTCTGCTGCCTTCTGGGCAGCAAGCACCCTCAGCCTATTTTCAAAGTATTGCTGCAAGAAAACAATTGCACATACTTCATTCACAGTATCTCCATCACTACACTGCTTCCAAAATCTTTAActataaataaaaagagtagCAAAAGCAAGACAATAGACATAGACAAAAACATACAGTCGGGTCCATGTCTTCATCATCTGCCACTTGAGGCTTCTGAACCTGTGAGTTAGCATTGGCAGCCGCCTACAAAGAAATGCAATGTGACAATTAAGAAAATCAACAATACCATATGATGAAGCCACCAAAGAGACAAGCAACAACACAAGATGGTTTTTTTCGTCCAATCAAAGACACCGATGTACCAACAAATCCAAATGTACCAATACTCTGTAATGTCAAGGTTCAGCAGGTGGATATGCCATTGAACAAATGTTTAAAAAATACAGCACTATAAAATCACCCTTCACCAAAAGATGGTTAATGCTACCAACCGCATTCACAAACAGACCAAGCAATAACACAAGAAGCGTATTTTCATCTAACTAAATTAACTAATGTACCAAAAAAATGTAATAATAGTCTGTATAAAGTGagcaccttcttcttcttctcctcttctttgagacgcttttcctcttccttctgttTCATCTTTGCTTCTCTCTTGAGAGCACTGCATAGATCAATGGAATGGTTTAAGATGCAGCgagaaaaatatccaaaataaaatgggagagaaaagagagaaaaaaaaattacacggAAAGAACAACTTTGGATTTTAACGCTTACTTTTTGCTAATCGAAGCAGCTGCTGATGCTTCCATTGAAGGAGAGGCCTCCACGGATAGCTCTGAGACTGCTTTGGTTGTTTCTTCGATACCCTCTGCCATTAAGCCaattgagatgaaagatttctGGCTGAGTCCCTAGGGAAATGAAAGGAGAGTGGCCGAAATAGACACAAGAGAGATAGAGGTAACAGGGTGAGGAGCACAGTTAGTAAATTCGGGAACGGCAATAAAATAGGTAGAGATATGTATGGCAATTAAATGGACTTCACAGCAATAATACTTCTCAAAAATCCAGAGCAATAACGCATGTACAGATATGATACAATAAGTGTTTAATGCAGTTTCACCCGGAGCAAAAATACAGGCATATATGTTCACATTAGGCAACGAATATGTACTTCACCAGTAAACAAAATAATTTAACAAAAATAAGCCTTACAATTGAAACTACAAATATATGGTATTTAAAATAGATGAACAAGGTATCTTTGTTCATTTTGTAACAGAACAGATGCATAAGGATAGAGAATTACAAATATCATATATTTCAGAAGAAGCAACCAAATTgtattgaataaataaataaataaagagaagcagcagcagccaaATAGCTTTAATATTTCAGCACCCGCTGAGTATTTTCCAGTGAATGTTCCTATTTGTTGTTCCTTCTACCTAAACACGAACATTTTCAATGGCAAGACAGCACTCTATGAAGCAACCAGGACCCAGGGTTGGTGCTTTGGAGATTTGTAAGTTAACGGTTCGAAGGAGGAGAGCTTTGCACGGCATGACAGCAATTCCATTGGAGAGACACCACTGCATTGGGCAGAAGCTTGTGGACAGACAGAAATGTTAAGGTTCCTAGCCATGAAAACTAGAAGCGATGAatcaccctaaaaaaaaaaaaaaaaaaaccagcgaTGATGACACCCCCCGGATTGAGAAGAAATAATTATATTAGCTCTACAATTCTTCATGAGGCTGTAATGGGAAAGGTTTATGGTTTGTGTAGTACTACTCGATCATGTGGTCTCTACATAATTCAATAATGGCAAATCAGGACTTATGTTGAACATATATTAAGGAACAGATACTCGCCGTAGATAAGGAATACACTTACAGAGAAGAGACTCGCCGACTGCCGCTGCTATCAACTGGGTACagagacggagaagaagaagggaggcaGTCTATACTCGCTACCTCTGGGAACGGAGACAGCACTTCCGCCCGCTGCCACTGCGATTATgaatgaaaatggggaagaagaagcgGGTATAGGCAGCTAGGGTTCTAAAACCAGACTATCAGAGAGAACtgaaagttttttatttttttgttttcatattcAATGGCCAAGCTTTAATGATGCTTATCTCGCGATTGCTATAAAACTGGAATAATAGATTCTCCTTCAACCCGTGACCGTTTGTCAAATTTCTTGTttgccaaggaaaaaaaaaatcaatttcctTAGTTTTGGATTATAAACCCTTACCCAACCGTTGGTTAATTTTCTTGTTTACCAAGCGAAAAACGAAATATCAACTTTCTTAGTCTTcgaaaaaaaagattataaacCGTTGGTTAATTTTCTTGTTTACCAAGCAAAAAAAAGTCAATTTTCCTAGTTTTGGATTACAAAGCTAACCGTTGGTCAATTTTCTtgtttaccaaagaaaaaaaatatatcgaTTTTCTTAGTTTTGGATTATAAATCCAACATAAACCCAAcaagattttaaaatttgggaTCGGTCTTGAGATCGGTCTCAACCAATGTTTGAGGAATCGAAATGAATGGGTTAAATTGGTATTAGCTGATCCCGATCCTTGGCTAATACCTTATTGATAGATTGATACAGACAAAAggtaaaacaatagaaaattattttattagatGAATTATTCTTATCACCaaggttttattattttttcaaataaaaagttATACATCTAGACACAGCTAGTGCAAAAAAACTATGTTACCCCACGTTGAAGATGCGCTTGTGTGCCCTCTCATTAAGGTGTGCAGTGGCATATACCTACACCAACAAGGTTGGGTTCGCTTGCCTTTTATCTAAATATCACAAGGCATTTATTGTGTGCCACGTGGATATATGATATGTCAATTTCAATAGTTGGATAGGCATCGTTTAAATTAATCATGCCCTTATGCATCGACCCCACTCAAGATATGTGCCCATGTCCTAGTCGTGGTGATCTTGGCACAGGTGCCCGAGTCCACCCAACGGTGCGATTACTCTCTGGTCCCAAGAATCTATAGAGAGGAGTCGGATCCTCTATATGGACACACATTTTGTATATATTCATGCCTGTGTACAAATATTTTAACTGTAACTAGTGAGAATAGGTGGTTTACattaaaaatatgtaaaaaatagaatagttgttgttgttggtttttttttttggtggcaaTTTTANNNNNNNNNNNNNNNNNNNNAAATAGTCCCTCTCCCCTCAGTCCAAAATAATAGTtgctggaaaagaaaaaaaatgggtttcaaATTAACCGACCtaattctgatttttaaaataGTTGTGGTAAATTGGCAATTTTCCCCAGACTTCCCAGTTACCAGGATCAGATTGGAatcggggaaaaaaaaaaaaaaaNNNNNNNNNNNNNNNNNNNNNNNNNNNNNNNNNNNNNNNNNNNNNNNNNNNNNNttttttttttttttttaataggccCAGGGTTGAGTAGGGCTGAAGAAGGTTAGAACACAATATTGGGTCGGGTCAGGGTTAGGCTCAGGTTGACACGACACATAGCTTATAAGTATCTAATATTAATTCATTAccatttagccaaaaaaaaatgtatattaaCTCATTACAATAGAATTTAGACCTTACACATAAAATTGAATATTAGGAGACAGATATCTAGGGAGATAATTTAGGAAATTCCATAAACAATCAAATGTATTGGGGATTAAAGAAAATGGTATTACAAGTAAAATagtataaccaaaaaaaaaaaaaagccatggCAACAGCAGCCAGATGACAATTACTATATGCTATATGAAAAAGTTAATGAAAAAGTTACCAAAAAAGCCTACTCTGTACAAAATTCCAGTGGTAGCAAAACCTCTTCAATCTTCTCACGTAATAACTTCATTGGCCATTACACCCCtacccacaaaagaaaaaaaaaaaccatcattGGCAGCTGAGAACAGTTCCTAGCATACACAGAGTTCTTAAGTTTCCGGTTTCCACCCATAAAGGCGAAGCATTATACAAAGTCGTCATCACCATCAGATCCAACATGAAGAGGACTTGATGGTGAGTTATCTCCTTCATCTGTCACCTCCCTAGCTTTCCTTCCCTCGGCCCTCACCCCAACATCCTGACTCACGATGCTATCCTCAGCATTATCAGCCTTCCTTCGCTTGGGGTTTCCCCCAACCCCAGGAGCCTGCAAATCTTCTTTGACATCTGTTAATGCACCAAACTCGTCAGTGCATTTCAGTTCTTGTGCACCTTCTGCAGCATCAGGTGACTCGTTAACACCATTAGATTTTTCATCAGTGTCATCACTCAATTCCTCGTCATTTTTTGATGCCTCCTCCTCACTCTTAGTTTTGAGCCTCCCTATCACATCCATCACATCTCTATTGACCTGTAATAATCAAATCCTCATAAAATAAACTAGGAGGCTCGAAATGGAAGTGAATAGTCATCAACATCCTGTTTCCAAATATTTGGTGCTGGCTAATGTGgttatttataatttaaaaataataaacaagcATTAGAATAAGCCAATTCAACAAAGCATTATTGGCTCTAGTATAATATCTACGTTTCTGTTATTAACATATATAATACATTAAACAAATCACATCAACAGCAAGAATGTCGTACCTGTGGGTTTTGAAGGAAGTCAGAAATGTCATTTGAGCAAGATGGGCATTTCATGACATTCTTCTGTGCCCTAAGTGTCCGTCTACCCTGACATGTCCTCTCCCTCACAAAAGTCTGACCAGTAAAGGCATTCTCCAAACAAGGCTTGCAAAAATTATGACCACAAGGAGTTGTAAGGGGAAGAGTCATCACATTCCGACATATCAGGCAGCTAAATTCTGCATGAAAGCAAGATTTACATCAAAATTAACTAAAGTTCACTATACATTATAATTCATTTAATGAAAGACCAAATCCCCTTTCTATTTTACATCAGAATCTCAATACCGAGATCTCACCTGATCGATACCTTTTTCCTTTGCATCTTAACATTTCAATTTATAGCAATAATAGCAACAGAAAAATGGGGTGTGAAGAAACTTAGTCCCAATTCATTTACAGGGATAACCTCAAAACATAAATAATCATCAGAATCTACAGGTTCTTAACAAGCAAAAGTGAATGGACTAATGGAGTGGTTTGTCAATGCCCTGAAAATGCTTAGCACATAACACATTGCCATGGACAATCTGCTCCCAGTGAAACCAAGCAATAACTGCAGTCCCCACTTTCCTTCTCTCATATTTGGAATCAAGGCACATTTTCTACAGTCCTTGAGTTTGCATAAATTAAAAATCAAGGGAGAGGCTTGTGGAGACCACACTTTTTGTTTTGTGGTAGAAGGAGACCACACGAAAAGGCAATCACTTTAGCATTGCCTAGAAGAAATATCAGACATATACAATAAACATGGTTCTGAAACTATATTCCCTTAAGGGTAGGTTgacaaagaagaaatcaaataaaTCAAACCTTTCAGAAGCCTGTCCTGAGCATTCATTCTCTTTGCTTCCCTGATCCTCTTTCTCTCACCCAAATTTCCAGTAGCCACTCGTTCTTTTCTGCTGCGTGGTGGTGGTTTCTTCCATTTCCAACTACCATCCTCCTCCTGCCAAACAGAACAGAAATTTAGGTACACAGAACATACATAGCCTCATCCATGTGATTAAAATGCAATAAGCCTATATGATTAGAATAAATAACCCCAAAGCAATCACAATGGGCACAAGCACTGTAATAGAATCTAAGATCATGAATAATTACATTGCATTAAGATTATTTCATGTTGATACagcaaaataatttgaaatataAAGATTCCTGATATGCAATATGCCTGTAAAACCAGAATACTAGGATATAGGTGACACCACGTTTACTCACATCATAATCCCAATGCGGgctttctttcctttctgtGATTTCCGTAACACTTATAAGCTCCGGAATAGCAGGAAGAGATCTTGGGCGGTCTCCATGCTCATCACTACAGTTAAGAATATAGAAaaattaccaaaagaaaaaacttaataGGCCTATCAAGAAAAGACAAAACTTGATAGTTTTCCCAACTAAAGCTACTAAGAAGCAATTCAACTTCCAGGTAAGTCACAAACCTCGTCCACGGAGCAGGTTCATTGTCACATCTAACAAACAGATATCTGCAGACCTTCTTACCCTGTTACCGGGAAGGAATTATTCATTGAAAGATTGACCAGAAGAAAGACAATAAATGGCAATACAAACACATTGATTTCAAACCCATTCATAGAGTCAATCTTACCTGAATTCCAACTTTACGCCAACATTTCTCAATCCTGTAAATACCATCATATCGCACCCCAGTTTCTGGGGCATAAGAAGAGCGGGCCTCCTTGTGAGACCTGCCCATAGTATAATGAATGAAATATTTGTAAAAGTAGCTTCAATCACTTATATCATACCAAGAAGGATtgaaataatagaaataaataaagaaaaggtgtTTGTGCATCATCAAATGATCATAATAGACAAGTCTTGTCGGTATAATTTGGATTATGAACCATCTGACATCTGTACAATCATCATTTGAATTTACAATAACTTCAGATATATATGTTCTAGCATACAACTAATGCATGATGAATAGGTGCCCACATACACACGAAAAATATGTTGTAAATAAATCTGTAGAAGCCTCTGGTGGACCGTAATGGCCCATGTATGCCCTCGGTGCCTAAAAAGAGAAGTTACTTTTTTAATATAACATCTTGATTGTATAAAGACCAATagtgaaaaggactttgaaatgTATATTACAATTTGTTCACTTTCCTGGGAACCCATCGATTAAAGCTATGATTTTTTGTAGCATCCCAACTCTgaatttttgttttagaaacaggTTTGCATGGACTTTATGACTACCCAAATGATCCCTATTTGGGAGAAGACAACTCACTTTCTTTTTGGTCAATTATCAATTTTTCTGTGATAACAGACAAAATTAGGTGAAAGAGACTTATTTTTAACTATAGCCAAAGACGATTGACAGATTACCATAACCAACTAGTAGGGTAACTCAGGTAATTTTAGTCATTAGCATTTACTAGGTCACAGAACGGTAATTTcagtactaccacagccaaaCCCAATAAACTTAGTTATTCAATAAGACAAAAAGAACATAGCTTGCACAGGCCACAATTTTGTTCGATCATACAAAAATGTAACTTGTAAGATGCCTTCAAAAACAGATAAGGACCCTATATTTGCAATTTTCCCTCCTTGTGTGAACTAGCATGAAAATGCATCCAAGGTGAATCTTACCTCACAACTCGAACCGGGTATCCTTTTTTACAGCTTACACGAAGAGCCGCATTCATATTTGTGAACTCTTGATCAAATGATTGCAGCTTATTTGTGCGCTTATTCCCACTCAGGTCCCTACCACCGCTGCCAATCACAAGAAAGATGAGCTCCAACACAATAATTGGAATCAGCAATAAGAAAATAGTTATACCCCATTTAATCTTATGGAAGTCGACAATAAATAATGCTGAGTAAGATTTGACAACGACCATATAGAATTATTTctcaaactagaaaataaattcAACGCGGCCTGGAATAGAAACATTATTTCCAATACTGACAGTGACAAAGCAAAAAAGGACACTAGGCATTGTCTCACTTTCCTTTGCAGTAGAAAAGCTAAACACAAAAAATGTTACTAAATTGCGGTGCGATTAGGAGAATGCACATCCTTTGGACATCAGAGGTTTTGCCAAAGAAATATTAAAATGCGGATACACTATTCACCAAAGGATTCAATTCTTATCAGACTGACTGCAGAATAGGCAGCATTGACAGAAGCATGAAGCAAGTAGTTCACCATCAACTGCTGACATAAATTGACAACATAAAGCCTACAGTGAGAGTTTTATGGTAGAGGATAAATGCTTTCAATGAAttattaacaattaaatatctGTTTGGCAATATTtctgtggaaaaaaaaaagtacttctTGGTGTTTATGGTTTTAAAGTATTGTAAGTTAATAATTTGTTTGGTAGAAGAGCAATGTAAGACAAAGGCATTAATTTAAAGAAAGTTCACAGCAATTTATCTCTTAACTAATGAAAAAGAGTTCGGGTAATATTCATCAGGATGTCCAAGATCGCAATAGATCGTGCATACATATATAGTGAACGTAAATCTTTTAAAAGGAAGCAACCACAAGTTAAGACGAAGTTAGAGGAACAGACCTCCCTGTGTAGAGAAACCACTCGCCATTGTCCTCGTCATC is a window from the Macadamia integrifolia cultivar HAES 741 chromosome 5, SCU_Mint_v3, whole genome shotgun sequence genome containing:
- the LOC122078375 gene encoding E3 ubiquitin-protein ligase ORTHRUS 2-like; translated protein: MAETQRRQLPCDAGGTCMLCEKVPADDDKLICNTCATPWHLSCLWFRPETLGFVLQWDCPDCVPAAGDVPAPPVVGVSSVSGASGTSGELIAAIRAIEADVSLSEQEKARKRQQLLSKSSPDLDDGKSKKNESNGEKDVLGILDESLNCSICMQLLERPVTTPCGHNFCLKCFQKWVGQGKRTCAKCRHTIPDKVASQPRINSVLVVAIRMAKLPILTDQRGPLKAYHFIHNQNRPDKAFTTERAKKPGKANACSGKIFVTVPPDHFGPILAENDPVRKQGVLVGESWEDRMECRQWGTHLPHVAGIAGQKEYGAQSVALSGGYEDDEDNGEWFLYTGSGGRDLSGNKRTNKLQSFDQEFTNMNAALRVSCKKGYPVRVVRSHKEARSSYAPETGVRYDGIYRIEKCWRKVGIQGKKVCRYLFVRCDNEPAPWTSDEHGDRPRSLPAIPELISVTEITERKESPHWDYDEEDGSWKWKKPPPRSRKERVATGNLGERKRIREAKRMNAQDRLLKEFSCLICRNVMTLPLTTPCGHNFCKPCLENAFTGQTFVRERTCQGRRTLRAQKNVMKCPSCSNDISDFLQNPQVNRDVMDVIGRLKTKSEEEASKNDEELSDDTDEKSNGVNESPDAAEGAQELKCTDEFGALTDVKEDLQAPGVGGNPKRRKADNAEDSIVSQDVGVRAEGRKAREVTDEGDNSPSSPLHVGSDGDDDFV